A single region of the Phalacrocorax carbo chromosome 4, bPhaCar2.1, whole genome shotgun sequence genome encodes:
- the CASP6 gene encoding caspase-6 isoform X1, whose translation MSGSERRRPAGRVQSDSKPTLTTSDGNQNITEVDALDIRQTLDPGLQYKMNHQRRGVALIFNHEHFFWHLRLPDRRGTLADRNNLKHSLTDLGFEVRHFDDLKAEDVLQKIYEASKDDHSNADCFVCVFLSHGENDHVYAYDAQIKIETITDMFRGDKCQSLVGKPKIFIIQACRGDKHDEPVIAHDETDGVVSETEVDAAGVYTLPAGADFIMCYSVAQGYFSHRETVNGSWYIQDLCEALRKHGSSLEFTELLTLVNRKVSHRRVDMCRNINAIGKKQIPCFASMLTKKLYFHPKSKKIVI comes from the exons ATGTCGGGCtcggagcggcggcggccggcaG GCCGCGTCCAGTCAGATAGCAAACCTACATTAACCACCTCAG ATGGAAATCAGAACATCACGGAAGTAGATGCACTTGATATAAG ACAAACGCTTGATCCTGGACTGCAATACAAAATGAACCATCAAAGAAGAGGAGTTGCATTAATCTTCAATCACGAGCACTTTTTTTGGCATTTGAGGCTGCCAGACAGACGTGGGACTCTTGCAGACAGAAACAATCTGAAACACAG TTTGACAGACCTCGGATTTGAAGTCAGACATTTTGATGATCTGAAAGCAGAAGATGTGCTGCAGAAGATCTATGAAG CCTCTAAGGATGATCACAGCAATGCCGACTGCTTCGTTTGTGTGTTCCTGAGTCATGGTGAGAATGATCATGTTTATGCATACGATGCCCAAATCAAAATTGAGACAATCACAGACATGTTCAGAGGAGACAAGTGCCAGAGTCTGGTAGGAAAACCGAAGATATTTATCATTCAG GCATGTCGAGGTGATAAACATGACGAACCAGTTATTGCTCACGATGAAACAGACGGTGTTGTCAGTGAGACTGAAGTGGATGCAGCTGGTGTCTAtaccctgcctgctggtgcagACTTCATCATGTGCTACTCTGTGGCGCAAG GTTACTTTTCTCATCGTGAAACTGTAAATGGCTCCTGGTACATTCAAGATTTGTGTGAGGCACTTAGGAAGCACGGCTCTTCCTTGGAGTTCACAGAACTTCTTACTCTCGTTAACAGGAAAGTATCTCATCGGAGAGTGGATATGTGCAGAAACATTAACGctataggaaaaaaacagattccCTGTTTTGCCTCAATGTTAActaaaaaattgtattttcatcCAAAATCTAAGAAGATTGTTATTTAA
- the CASP6 gene encoding caspase-6 isoform X2, whose product MYCWGFFVRFGRVQSDSKPTLTTSDGNQNITEVDALDIRQTLDPGLQYKMNHQRRGVALIFNHEHFFWHLRLPDRRGTLADRNNLKHSLTDLGFEVRHFDDLKAEDVLQKIYEASKDDHSNADCFVCVFLSHGENDHVYAYDAQIKIETITDMFRGDKCQSLVGKPKIFIIQACRGDKHDEPVIAHDETDGVVSETEVDAAGVYTLPAGADFIMCYSVAQGYFSHRETVNGSWYIQDLCEALRKHGSSLEFTELLTLVNRKVSHRRVDMCRNINAIGKKQIPCFASMLTKKLYFHPKSKKIVI is encoded by the exons ATGtactgttggggtttttttgtgcgATTTG GCCGCGTCCAGTCAGATAGCAAACCTACATTAACCACCTCAG ATGGAAATCAGAACATCACGGAAGTAGATGCACTTGATATAAG ACAAACGCTTGATCCTGGACTGCAATACAAAATGAACCATCAAAGAAGAGGAGTTGCATTAATCTTCAATCACGAGCACTTTTTTTGGCATTTGAGGCTGCCAGACAGACGTGGGACTCTTGCAGACAGAAACAATCTGAAACACAG TTTGACAGACCTCGGATTTGAAGTCAGACATTTTGATGATCTGAAAGCAGAAGATGTGCTGCAGAAGATCTATGAAG CCTCTAAGGATGATCACAGCAATGCCGACTGCTTCGTTTGTGTGTTCCTGAGTCATGGTGAGAATGATCATGTTTATGCATACGATGCCCAAATCAAAATTGAGACAATCACAGACATGTTCAGAGGAGACAAGTGCCAGAGTCTGGTAGGAAAACCGAAGATATTTATCATTCAG GCATGTCGAGGTGATAAACATGACGAACCAGTTATTGCTCACGATGAAACAGACGGTGTTGTCAGTGAGACTGAAGTGGATGCAGCTGGTGTCTAtaccctgcctgctggtgcagACTTCATCATGTGCTACTCTGTGGCGCAAG GTTACTTTTCTCATCGTGAAACTGTAAATGGCTCCTGGTACATTCAAGATTTGTGTGAGGCACTTAGGAAGCACGGCTCTTCCTTGGAGTTCACAGAACTTCTTACTCTCGTTAACAGGAAAGTATCTCATCGGAGAGTGGATATGTGCAGAAACATTAACGctataggaaaaaaacagattccCTGTTTTGCCTCAATGTTAActaaaaaattgtattttcatcCAAAATCTAAGAAGATTGTTATTTAA
- the CASP6 gene encoding caspase-6 isoform X3 encodes MPLAFRTCRVQSDSKPTLTTSDGNQNITEVDALDIRQTLDPGLQYKMNHQRRGVALIFNHEHFFWHLRLPDRRGTLADRNNLKHSLTDLGFEVRHFDDLKAEDVLQKIYEASKDDHSNADCFVCVFLSHGENDHVYAYDAQIKIETITDMFRGDKCQSLVGKPKIFIIQACRGDKHDEPVIAHDETDGVVSETEVDAAGVYTLPAGADFIMCYSVAQGYFSHRETVNGSWYIQDLCEALRKHGSSLEFTELLTLVNRKVSHRRVDMCRNINAIGKKQIPCFASMLTKKLYFHPKSKKIVI; translated from the exons ATGCCTTTAGCCTTCCGTACAT GCCGCGTCCAGTCAGATAGCAAACCTACATTAACCACCTCAG ATGGAAATCAGAACATCACGGAAGTAGATGCACTTGATATAAG ACAAACGCTTGATCCTGGACTGCAATACAAAATGAACCATCAAAGAAGAGGAGTTGCATTAATCTTCAATCACGAGCACTTTTTTTGGCATTTGAGGCTGCCAGACAGACGTGGGACTCTTGCAGACAGAAACAATCTGAAACACAG TTTGACAGACCTCGGATTTGAAGTCAGACATTTTGATGATCTGAAAGCAGAAGATGTGCTGCAGAAGATCTATGAAG CCTCTAAGGATGATCACAGCAATGCCGACTGCTTCGTTTGTGTGTTCCTGAGTCATGGTGAGAATGATCATGTTTATGCATACGATGCCCAAATCAAAATTGAGACAATCACAGACATGTTCAGAGGAGACAAGTGCCAGAGTCTGGTAGGAAAACCGAAGATATTTATCATTCAG GCATGTCGAGGTGATAAACATGACGAACCAGTTATTGCTCACGATGAAACAGACGGTGTTGTCAGTGAGACTGAAGTGGATGCAGCTGGTGTCTAtaccctgcctgctggtgcagACTTCATCATGTGCTACTCTGTGGCGCAAG GTTACTTTTCTCATCGTGAAACTGTAAATGGCTCCTGGTACATTCAAGATTTGTGTGAGGCACTTAGGAAGCACGGCTCTTCCTTGGAGTTCACAGAACTTCTTACTCTCGTTAACAGGAAAGTATCTCATCGGAGAGTGGATATGTGCAGAAACATTAACGctataggaaaaaaacagattccCTGTTTTGCCTCAATGTTAActaaaaaattgtattttcatcCAAAATCTAAGAAGATTGTTATTTAA